The window CAGCCCGCTGGCCTCGAACAGCAGGCCAAGGCGCAGCCAGGCGCACAGCCCCCCGCCCAGCCGGTGCACCGCCAGCGCGGCCAGCGGCACGAAGGCAAAGGCCGTGATCGCAAGGTGCAGCGCGGAGGCATGGGCGAACATGTGCATCTGCAGCGTGGCGAGGTGCCCCTCCCCGAGCGCCTCGCGCGAGACCCGCCAGGCCAGCATCCGGTCGGTGTCGAACAGGCGTACGACGAAGACGTAAGCCATGAAGCCCAGCAGCGCCCAACCGGGCGCATAGTCCTGCCAGGGAATCACGGGACCAGGGCGCTCCTCCCGCCCGGCCCCGCAATCCTCTGCGCGTATGTGCACCGCCACCCGTTCGCTGCTCATCACACCCTCCATCAAGGGGCGAGGATACCAAGCGATTCGCCGCAAGGGGTGTGTTCTGGATCACGCCCACGAAAAAAGGGCGCCCCCTCAAGAGGAAGCGCCCTTTTTCAGCGTATCCGCCCCCCACATGGGGCGCGGATGCGGCCCGCACTCTTACGAGAGCGCGGCCTTCACGATCTTGCCCGGCTCGCGCGGCGGCTCGCCCTTGGGCAGCGCGTCGACGTGATCCATGCCTTCGACCACTTCACCCCAGACGGTGTACTGCTTGTCGAGGAAGCGCGCATCGTCGAAGCAGATGAAGAACTGGCTGTTGGCCGAGTGCGGGTAGCTGGTGCGGGCCATCGAGCACACGCCGCGCACGTGCGGTTCGGCGCTGAATTCCGCCTGCAGGTCGGGCTTGTCCGAACCGCCCATGCCGGTGCCGTTGGGGCAGCCGCCCTGCGCCATGAAGCCGGGGATCACGCGGTGGAAGAGGATACCGTCGTAGAAACCTTCCGAGGTCAGCTCCTTGATGCGCTCGACGTGACCGGGGGCCAGGTCGGGGCGCAGCTTGATCTTGACGTCGCCGCCTTCGCCGTTGCCGGTGTCGAGCGTGAAGGTGAGAAATTCATCAGCCATCGAAAACTCCTGTCGCCGCGCGGATGCGGGCCGTTAGGTGGGCTGGCAGGCCGCGCGGGGGCGGGCGCCATGTGAACCG is drawn from Novosphingobium decolorationis and contains these coding sequences:
- a CDS encoding rhomboid family intramembrane serine protease produces the protein MSSERVAVHIRAEDCGAGREERPGPVIPWQDYAPGWALLGFMAYVFVVRLFDTDRMLAWRVSREALGEGHLATLQMHMFAHASALHLAITAFAFVPLAALAVHRLGGGLCAWLRLGLLFEASGLAGGLAYLALHRAGGEGLLGASGVVFGLIGFLARHKAMTAGVGEVCSVAMGREVLAMARTQFWAVCALGGVPVLFEAASGLAWEAHLGGFVTGFLLAPALVALGALGKTGACGEG
- a CDS encoding peptidylprolyl isomerase, with product MADEFLTFTLDTGNGEGGDVKIKLRPDLAPGHVERIKELTSEGFYDGILFHRVIPGFMAQGGCPNGTGMGGSDKPDLQAEFSAEPHVRGVCSMARTSYPHSANSQFFICFDDARFLDKQYTVWGEVVEGMDHVDALPKGEPPREPGKIVKAALS